A genomic region of Zea mays cultivar B73 chromosome 6, Zm-B73-REFERENCE-NAM-5.0, whole genome shotgun sequence contains the following coding sequences:
- the LOC103629429 gene encoding probable lysophospholipase BODYGUARD 3: MHIATCVWQEKAAPAGGMGGARVAGGGGGGEWGARAAAAAALGVAGRALNCAVSFVVFSALDVLDVVLCLAYKLADYAAEAEWRPCYCSAAADPRVAQQLPPKPKVVRLSAASPARLHLQLEDVSDTLYARPSLLADATRAGGDGVAPALTVSPAAIAALIREKTDRAPRQAPCWSDCDCKVCHAWSGTSPASLSHLYVHVQAPPAMPMAVETEDVVFIHGFISSSAFWTETVFPAFSPAARSRYRMFAVDLLGFGRSPKPAESLYTLREHVEMIERSVLRRYRLGSFHVVAHSLGSVLALALAVKYPAAVKSLTLLAPPYFPVPESEAESAAQYVMRRVAPRRVWPPIAFGASVACWYEHVSRTICLAICRHHRVWDRLFRIVTRNRVRSFLIEAFMCHTHNAAWHTLHNVVCGGAGRMGAYLDAVDRRLSCKVALFHGRDDELVPVGCTLAAGARVRRARVTVYERKDHITIVVGQERLFAAELEAIWSADQ, from the exons ATGCACATCGCGACCTGCGTGTGGCAAGAGAAGGCGGCGCCGGCCGGCGGCATGGGGGGAGCTCGAGTTGCtggtggaggtggtggcggcgagtgGGGTGCGagggccgcggcggcggcggcgctgggcGTTGCCGGGCGCGCGCTCAACTGCGCGGTGAGCTTCGTGGTGTTCTCGGCGCTGGACGTGCTGGACGTGGTGCTGTGCCTGGCGTACAAGCTGGCGGACTACGCGGCGGAGGCGGAGTGGAGGCCGTGCTACTGCTCCGCGGCGGCGGACCCGCGCGTGGCGCAGCAGCTGCCCCCCAAGCCCAAGGTGGTGCGGCTGTCGGCGGCGTCGCCCGCCAGGTTGCACTTGCAGCTGGAGGACGTGTCGGACACGCTGTACGCGCGGCCGTCGCTGCTGGCCGACGCCACCCGAGCCGGCGGCGACGGCGTCGCCCCTGCGCTCACCGTGAGCCCCGCCGCCATCGCGGCACTGATCCGCGAGAAGACGGACCGCGCGCCGCGGCAGGCGCCGTGCTGGTCTGACTGCGACTGCAAGGTGTGCCACGCCTGGAGCGGGACGTCCCCCGCGTCGTTGTCCCACCTCTACGTGCacgtccaggcgccgccggcgatgccGATGGCAGTGGAGACGGAGGACGTGGTGTTCATCCACGGCTTCATCTCGTCGTCCGCGTTCTGGACGGAGACGGTGTTCCCGGCCTTCAGCCCCGCCGCGCGGTCCCGGTATCGGATGTTCGCCGTGGACCTGCTGGGGTTCGGGCGCAGCCCCAAGCCGGCCGAATCGCTGTACACGCTGCGCGAGCACGTGGAGATGATCGAGCGCTCCGTGCTGCGGCGCTACCGCCTCGGCTCCTTCCACGTGGTGGCGCACTCGCTCGGCTCCGtcctcgcgctcgccctcgccgtCAAGTACCCCGCCGCCGTCAAGTCGCTCACCCTCCTCGCTCCGCCATACTTCCCGGTGCCGGAGTCGGAGGCCGAGTCGGCGGCGCAGTACGTGATGCGGCGCGTGGCGCCGCGGCGGGTGTGGCCACCGATCGCGTTCGGGGCGTCCGTGGCGTGCTGGTACGAGCACGTGAGCCGCACCATATGCCTCGCCATCTGCCGGCACCACCGCGTCTGGGACCGCCTCTTCAGGATCGTCACCAGGAACAG GGTGCGCTCGTTCCTGATCGAGGCGTTCATGTGCCACACGCACAACGCGGCGTGGCACACGCTGCACAACGTCGTGTGCGGCGGCGCGGGGCGGATGGGAGCGTACCTGGACGCGGTGGACCGCCGCCTCTCCTGCAAGGTGGCGCTCTTCCACGGCCGCGACGACGAGCTGGTCCCCGTCGGCTGCACGTTGGCGGCGGGGGCCAGGGTGCGCCGCGCGCGCGTCACCGTCTACGAGCGCAAGGACCACATCACCATCGTCGTCGGGCAGGAGCGCCTCTTCgctgccgagctcgaggccatctGGAGCGCCGACCAATAG